In Thermanaeromonas sp. C210, the following proteins share a genomic window:
- a CDS encoding M20 family metallopeptidase, with product MADRLKERIARAIRERREEIARVAEEIFDHPEVGHQEFFASDLLTRILARNGYEVTRPWPALPTGFCAVLRGGAPGPRVALLAEYDALPGLGHACGHNLIAAGVLGAALGLAAGRDELPGEVIVFGTPAEESNGGKVTLVEEGALAGVHAALMFHPGDANVLEVSSLALDALEFVFKGRPTHASSGPQEGINALDAVVQFFNLINSLRPYLKNNVHINGIITEGGVTPNIIPERAVARFYIRAENRRDLKEAIRRVENCARAAALAVGATFTYHRYELSYEAMVTNRALAGAFRENLLALGVTELAPPRRIRGSLDMGNVSRVVPSIHPYLALGRDKVIPHTGEFARAARGEEGKELALLAAQALAWTAADVLLDAGLLSRIQAEFRAYCSED from the coding sequence ATGGCAGACCGTCTTAAGGAGCGCATAGCCCGGGCCATCCGGGAGCGCCGGGAAGAAATTGCCCGCGTGGCGGAGGAAATTTTCGATCACCCGGAGGTGGGCCACCAGGAATTTTTCGCTTCGGACCTGTTAACCCGTATCCTGGCCCGCAACGGTTATGAGGTTACCCGGCCATGGCCCGCCCTCCCTACCGGTTTTTGCGCCGTTCTGAGGGGCGGGGCACCGGGTCCCCGGGTGGCCCTGCTGGCCGAATACGATGCCCTGCCCGGGCTGGGCCATGCCTGCGGGCATAATTTGATTGCCGCCGGGGTGCTGGGGGCAGCTCTGGGCCTTGCGGCCGGCCGGGATGAATTGCCGGGAGAAGTCATCGTCTTCGGCACGCCCGCCGAGGAGAGCAACGGCGGCAAAGTAACCCTGGTGGAAGAAGGGGCCCTGGCCGGAGTCCATGCGGCCCTCATGTTCCATCCGGGGGATGCCAATGTACTGGAGGTATCCTCCCTGGCCCTGGACGCCCTGGAATTTGTTTTTAAAGGTAGACCGACCCATGCCTCTTCCGGACCCCAGGAGGGCATCAACGCCCTGGATGCCGTTGTCCAGTTCTTTAACCTCATTAACAGCCTCCGGCCCTATCTAAAAAATAACGTGCATATAAACGGCATTATTACCGAGGGAGGAGTCACACCCAACATCATTCCCGAGCGGGCGGTGGCCCGCTTTTACATCCGGGCCGAAAACCGGCGGGACCTGAAGGAAGCGATCCGGCGGGTAGAAAACTGTGCCCGGGCGGCGGCCCTGGCCGTGGGGGCCACCTTCACCTACCACCGGTATGAGCTTTCCTATGAGGCCATGGTCACCAATAGGGCCCTGGCCGGAGCCTTCAGGGAAAACCTCCTGGCCCTGGGGGTGACGGAACTCGCCCCTCCCCGGCGCATCCGAGGTTCCCTGGATATGGGCAACGTGAGCCGGGTGGTCCCTTCCATTCATCCCTATTTGGCCCTGGGCCGGGACAAGGTGATTCCCCATACCGGGGAATTTGCCCGGGCTGCCCGGGGAGAAGAAGGGAAGGAGCTGGCCCTTCTGGCCGCCCAGGCCCTGGCCTGGACGGCCGCCGATGTCTTGCTGGACGCGGGTCTCCTTAGCCGGATTCAGGCCGAGTTTCGCGCATACTGCTCCGAAGATTAA
- the argC gene encoding N-acetyl-gamma-glutamyl-phosphate reductase, with protein sequence MVKVAVIGATGYTGAELVRLLARHPHVELAALTSHSFAGQNMDRVYPSLRGFTRAACEDLDPVEALSRAEVVFLALPHGHAVVVAEEAEKRGVRVIDLGADLRFRDARVYEEWYGLKHPNPALSARAVYGLPEIYGREIAGARVVANPGCYPTSAILALAPLLKSGYAEIGSIIIDAKSGVSGAGRKAQLTSLFVECNENVHPYGVAAHRHTPEIEQELSRLAGEAVRISFTPHLLPMSRGILCTVYVNLKEGVEEEELRRLYEEFYREAPFVHLLPRDQWPHTRWVYGSNLCHLNLKVDRRTRRVIIASAIDNLTKGASGQAVQNLNLMFGWPETTGLEHPGLCP encoded by the coding sequence TTGGTCAAAGTTGCTGTCATCGGTGCTACCGGTTATACGGGGGCGGAGCTCGTCCGGCTGCTGGCAAGGCATCCCCACGTCGAACTCGCGGCCCTTACCTCCCATAGTTTTGCCGGCCAGAATATGGATCGGGTGTATCCCTCCCTGCGGGGTTTTACCAGGGCCGCCTGCGAGGACCTGGATCCGGTAGAGGCCCTATCCCGGGCGGAGGTGGTCTTCCTGGCCCTGCCCCACGGCCATGCCGTGGTGGTGGCCGAAGAGGCGGAGAAGCGCGGGGTAAGGGTTATCGACCTGGGAGCCGATTTGCGTTTCCGGGACGCCCGGGTTTATGAAGAGTGGTACGGCTTAAAGCATCCCAATCCCGCCCTGTCGGCCCGGGCGGTGTACGGGCTGCCGGAAATCTACGGCCGGGAAATCGCAGGGGCCCGCGTGGTGGCCAACCCTGGATGTTACCCTACCAGCGCCATCTTGGCCCTGGCGCCCTTGCTGAAGTCGGGCTATGCCGAAATCGGCAGCATTATCATCGATGCCAAATCTGGAGTTTCTGGAGCCGGCCGCAAGGCTCAGCTCACCAGCCTTTTTGTGGAGTGCAATGAGAACGTCCATCCCTACGGCGTGGCCGCCCATCGCCACACCCCCGAAATCGAACAGGAATTGAGCCGCCTGGCGGGAGAAGCGGTGCGGATTTCCTTTACCCCTCACCTTCTCCCTATGAGCCGGGGCATCCTGTGTACTGTTTATGTCAACTTAAAAGAAGGGGTGGAGGAAGAGGAACTGCGGCGGCTTTATGAGGAGTTTTACCGGGAGGCGCCCTTCGTGCACCTGCTACCGCGAGATCAGTGGCCCCATACCCGTTGGGTTTACGGCAGTAACTTGTGCCATTTAAACTTGAAGGTCGACCGCCGGACCCGCAGGGTGATTATAGCTTCGGCCATTGATAATTTGACCAAAGGGGCTTCGGGGCAGGCCGTTCAGAACCTAAACCTCATGTTCGGATGGCCGGAAACCACGGGCCTCGAACACCCGGGACTTTGCCCTTAG
- the argJ gene encoding bifunctional glutamate N-acetyltransferase/amino-acid acetyltransferase ArgJ: protein MEWDVVPGGITAPRGFRAAGVHAGLKKARKDLALIVSDNLAAAAAVYTTNKVQAAPLVVTREHLAGGYARAVVVNSGNANACTGEEGLRDARCMAEVTAREVGCRPEEVVVASTGVIGVPLPMEKVTSGIRQAARNLSVEGSRDAAEAIMTTDRRVKEIAVRFNLGGRQVTIGGVAKGSGMIHPNMATMLAFITTDVEMTPADLRRALVAAVDATFNMVTVDGDTSTNDMVVILANGQAGAGPTDDKEYALFAGALEYVCRYLARLIARDGEGATRLIEVEVHGARTREDARTIARAIARSNLVKSAVHGADANWGRILCAAGYSEAELDPEKVDIFIQSPAGREQLAAGGRPFPFSEGKARDILAAEEVKIIVYLNQGSAAAEAYGCDLTCEYVTINASYRT, encoded by the coding sequence ATGGAGTGGGATGTGGTACCGGGCGGTATAACGGCACCCCGGGGTTTCCGGGCGGCCGGGGTGCATGCCGGGTTAAAGAAGGCCAGGAAGGACCTTGCCCTTATCGTAAGCGATAATCTGGCCGCCGCAGCAGCGGTCTATACCACCAATAAGGTGCAGGCGGCGCCCCTGGTGGTGACTAGGGAACACCTCGCCGGCGGCTATGCCAGGGCCGTCGTGGTAAATAGCGGCAATGCCAATGCCTGTACCGGCGAGGAGGGCCTCCGCGATGCCCGCTGTATGGCGGAGGTTACGGCCCGGGAAGTAGGCTGCCGGCCCGAGGAAGTGGTGGTGGCCTCTACCGGGGTAATCGGCGTACCCCTGCCCATGGAGAAGGTAACCTCAGGAATCCGCCAGGCGGCCCGCAACCTCTCGGTGGAGGGCAGCCGGGATGCGGCGGAGGCTATCATGACTACGGACCGGCGGGTAAAGGAAATAGCCGTCCGGTTTAACCTGGGGGGCCGCCAGGTAACCATAGGCGGGGTAGCCAAGGGATCGGGCATGATCCATCCCAACATGGCGACCATGCTGGCCTTCATCACCACGGATGTGGAGATGACCCCGGCCGACCTGAGGAGGGCCCTGGTGGCCGCCGTGGACGCTACTTTCAATATGGTAACCGTGGACGGCGACACCAGTACCAATGACATGGTGGTTATCCTGGCTAATGGTCAGGCCGGTGCCGGGCCGACGGACGACAAGGAGTATGCCTTGTTTGCCGGCGCCCTGGAGTATGTCTGCCGCTACCTGGCCCGGCTCATTGCCCGCGATGGAGAAGGGGCCACCCGCCTTATAGAAGTGGAGGTGCACGGTGCCAGGACCCGGGAGGACGCTCGCACCATTGCCCGGGCCATTGCCCGGTCCAACCTGGTAAAGAGCGCCGTCCACGGGGCCGACGCCAATTGGGGCCGCATCCTCTGCGCCGCGGGGTATTCCGAAGCCGAGCTGGATCCGGAAAAGGTCGATATTTTCATCCAGAGCCCGGCCGGCCGGGAGCAGCTGGCCGCCGGGGGCCGACCCTTCCCCTTCAGCGAGGGAAAGGCCAGGGATATTCTAGCGGCCGAAGAAGTAAAGATCATAGTTTATCTTAACCAGGGTTCGGCCGCAGCCGAAGCCTACGGGTGCGATTTGACATGTGAATATGTTACCATCAATGCCTCCTACCGGACCTGA
- the argB gene encoding acetylglutamate kinase: protein MELSPLEKTGILIEALPYIRQFYGQTVVIKYGGHAMLNCELKQAVMQDVVLMHLVGMRPVLVHGGGPEITHMLERLGKKSEFVQGQRVTDAETMEIVEMVLAGKVNKEIVAQLNRIGGKAIGLCGKDGNLIEAAKQDDGGQDLGFVGRVKRINPDIIETVIAEGYIPVVAPVGVGAEGESYNINADYVAGELAIALKAHKLVLLTDVEGILADPRDPSSLIPTVEVARVPELIEAGTISGGMIPKVQCCVRALEGGVATTHIIDGRLPHAILLEIFTDKGIGTMVVS from the coding sequence TTGGAGCTTTCTCCTTTAGAGAAAACCGGTATCCTCATTGAAGCCCTGCCTTATATTCGCCAATTTTACGGCCAGACGGTAGTTATAAAGTACGGCGGCCACGCCATGTTAAACTGCGAGCTGAAACAGGCAGTCATGCAGGATGTGGTCCTCATGCACCTGGTGGGCATGAGGCCGGTCCTGGTGCACGGCGGGGGCCCGGAGATCACCCATATGCTGGAGCGCCTGGGGAAAAAGTCCGAATTCGTCCAGGGCCAGCGGGTGACCGATGCGGAAACCATGGAAATTGTGGAGATGGTCCTGGCAGGCAAGGTGAATAAGGAAATCGTGGCCCAGCTCAACCGCATTGGGGGCAAAGCCATAGGCCTGTGCGGCAAGGACGGCAACCTCATCGAAGCGGCCAAACAGGACGACGGTGGTCAGGACCTGGGCTTTGTCGGCAGGGTGAAGCGGATCAACCCCGATATCATCGAAACGGTGATTGCCGAGGGGTATATACCGGTGGTGGCCCCCGTAGGTGTCGGAGCGGAGGGGGAAAGCTACAACATCAATGCTGATTATGTAGCCGGTGAGCTGGCCATAGCCCTGAAGGCCCACAAGCTGGTGCTGCTCACCGACGTAGAAGGGATCCTGGCCGACCCCCGCGACCCCTCTTCCCTCATCCCCACCGTGGAGGTGGCCAGGGTGCCGGAACTCATCGAAGCCGGTACCATTTCCGGGGGGATGATCCCCAAGGTGCAGTGCTGCGTGCGGGCGCTGGAAGGCGGTGTGGCCACCACCCACATTATAGACGGCCGCCTGCCCCATGCCATACTGCTGGAAATCTTTACAGATAAAGGGATAGGCACCATGGTGGTTTCCTAG
- a CDS encoding acetylornithine transaminase, with product MNNAEIMALGQQYVMHTYSRYPVALVRGEGVRVWDADGREYLDFVGGLAVNSLGHCHPRVVAAVREQAGRLLHCSNLYWIEPQVKLARLLVENSDLDKVFFCNSGAEANEAAIKLARKYAKLHRGEDCYEIITMRRSFHGRTLATLTATGQEKFQRGFEPLPSGFRYVPFNDLQALREAVNAQTCAVMLEPVQGEGGVYPADPQYLRAVAELCRKEGLLLIFDEVQCGLGRTGYLFAYQYYGVQPDIMTLAKALAGGVPIGAMLAREEVAAAFAPGDHASTFGGNPLAAAAGVAALEALLEEGLVENAAQQGEYLITRLKSLASAFSQVVDIRGRGLMVGMEIEGPADAIAGACLERGLLINSCHGRVLRFLPPLTVKKEEIDAALAILEAVMKEFLQGP from the coding sequence GTGAACAATGCTGAGATTATGGCCCTGGGCCAGCAGTACGTGATGCACACCTACAGCCGGTACCCGGTGGCCCTGGTGCGGGGCGAGGGAGTCAGAGTATGGGATGCCGACGGCCGCGAGTACCTTGATTTTGTAGGCGGGCTAGCGGTGAATTCCTTGGGGCACTGCCACCCCCGGGTGGTGGCGGCTGTACGGGAGCAGGCGGGAAGGCTTTTGCATTGCTCCAACCTCTACTGGATCGAACCCCAGGTGAAGCTGGCTCGGCTCCTGGTGGAAAACTCGGATCTGGATAAGGTTTTCTTCTGCAATAGCGGGGCTGAGGCCAACGAGGCGGCCATTAAGCTCGCCCGCAAGTATGCCAAGCTGCACAGGGGAGAGGACTGTTACGAGATCATAACTATGCGCCGCTCTTTTCACGGCCGGACCCTGGCCACCCTTACGGCTACGGGACAGGAGAAATTCCAGCGGGGATTTGAGCCCCTTCCCTCCGGCTTCCGCTATGTACCCTTTAACGATCTGCAAGCCCTGCGGGAGGCCGTTAATGCCCAAACCTGTGCCGTCATGCTGGAGCCGGTACAGGGCGAAGGGGGGGTGTACCCGGCGGACCCCCAGTACCTGCGGGCGGTGGCCGAATTGTGCCGTAAAGAAGGACTGCTCCTGATCTTTGACGAGGTCCAGTGCGGCCTGGGCCGAACCGGCTACCTCTTTGCCTACCAGTATTACGGCGTGCAGCCGGACATCATGACCCTGGCCAAGGCCCTGGCCGGCGGAGTGCCCATCGGCGCCATGCTCGCCCGGGAAGAAGTGGCCGCAGCCTTCGCTCCGGGCGATCACGCCTCCACCTTCGGCGGCAATCCCCTGGCGGCGGCGGCCGGGGTGGCCGCCTTGGAGGCCCTCCTGGAGGAGGGGCTGGTGGAAAACGCGGCCCAACAGGGGGAATACTTAATAACGCGGCTGAAATCCCTGGCTTCTGCCTTCTCTCAGGTAGTGGATATAAGGGGTCGGGGCCTTATGGTGGGCATGGAAATCGAGGGCCCCGCCGACGCAATAGCCGGGGCCTGCCTGGAACGGGGTCTGCTGATCAACTCCTGTCACGGACGGGTGTTGCGCTTCCTGCCTCCCCTGACGGTTAAAAAAGAAGAGATTGACGCCGCCCTGGCCATCCTGGAAGCCGTTATGAAGGAATTCCTTCAGGGCCCGTAA
- the argF gene encoding ornithine carbamoyltransferase, translating to MTEAASPLKGRDFLSLKHFTREEIIYLLDLAADLKGKQKRGEPHPLLAGKTLGMIFTKPSTRTRVAFEVAMYQLGGYALYLSRNDLQLGRGETIGDTARVLSRYLDGIMIRTYSHEEVEELARFATIPVINGLTDFLHPSQVLADLLTIREWKGTLQGLNLTFIGDGNNVAHSLMYGGARVGINVTIACPAGYEPLPQVVEEARRMAADNGSNIAVTNDPREAAVGADILYTDVWASMGQEGEAEKRRQAFRGFQLNAEILKLAQPEAMVLHCLPAHRGEEITDEVIDGPQSAVWDQAENRLHAHKAILAALL from the coding sequence GTGACAGAGGCGGCCTCCCCCCTGAAGGGGCGCGATTTTCTTTCTTTAAAACATTTCACCCGCGAAGAAATCATCTACCTTCTCGACCTGGCGGCCGACCTAAAGGGTAAGCAAAAGCGGGGCGAGCCCCATCCCCTGCTGGCCGGTAAGACTCTGGGCATGATTTTTACCAAGCCCTCCACCCGCACCCGGGTGGCCTTTGAGGTGGCCATGTACCAGCTGGGCGGTTATGCCCTTTACCTCAGCAGGAACGATCTCCAGCTGGGCCGGGGAGAGACCATCGGCGACACGGCCAGGGTGCTGTCCCGGTACCTGGACGGCATCATGATCCGCACCTATTCCCACGAAGAGGTAGAGGAGCTGGCCCGTTTTGCCACTATCCCGGTCATCAACGGCCTAACGGATTTTCTCCACCCGAGCCAGGTCCTGGCCGACCTGCTTACCATCAGGGAATGGAAGGGGACCCTCCAGGGGTTAAACCTGACCTTCATCGGCGACGGCAACAATGTGGCCCATTCCCTCATGTACGGCGGGGCCCGGGTGGGTATTAATGTTACCATCGCCTGCCCCGCGGGCTACGAACCCCTGCCCCAGGTGGTGGAAGAAGCCAGGCGCATGGCCGCCGACAACGGGAGCAACATTGCGGTGACCAACGATCCTCGGGAGGCGGCCGTGGGGGCCGACATCCTCTATACGGACGTGTGGGCCAGTATGGGCCAGGAGGGGGAGGCCGAAAAACGGCGCCAGGCCTTCCGCGGCTTCCAGTTAAATGCCGAGATACTTAAATTGGCCCAACCGGAAGCCATGGTCCTCCACTGTCTGCCGGCCCACCGGGGAGAAGAGATTACCGACGAAGTCATAGACGGTCCCCAGTCGGCGGTGTGGGACCAGGCGGAAAACCGCCTCCATGCCCATAAGGCCATCCTGGCGGCCTTGCTCTAA
- a CDS encoding argininosuccinate synthase, whose protein sequence is MAEKVVLAYSGGLDTSIIIPWLKETYRYEVIAVAVDLGQGEELAPLEEKALKSGASKVYILDKKREFVVDFIWPTLKAGAVYEGKYLLGTSFARPLIAKCLVEVAEKEGATAVAHGATGKGNDQVRFELAIKALKPELKVIAPWRVWSIRSREEAIDYAQARGIPVPVGKDRPYSMDRNLWHLSHEGADLEDPWNEPGEDLYFIITPPEKAPDKPTYVTVDFEKGVPVAVDGERLDPVSLVEKLNEVAAANGVGIVDIVENRLVGLKSRGVYECPGGTVLYTAHRELEHLTLDRMTMHFKEIVAAKYAELVYDGNWYSPLKKALDAFVDSTQETVTGTVRLKLYKGNCTPAGVRSPYSIYSEELVTFGAGGDYDHKDATGFINLFGLPLKVRAMMEARTGLRKG, encoded by the coding sequence GTGGCAGAGAAGGTAGTGCTCGCCTATTCCGGCGGCCTGGATACTTCCATCATTATCCCCTGGCTCAAGGAAACTTACCGCTATGAAGTCATCGCCGTGGCCGTAGACCTGGGACAGGGCGAAGAGCTGGCACCCCTGGAGGAAAAGGCCTTGAAGAGCGGGGCCAGCAAAGTCTACATACTGGATAAGAAACGGGAGTTTGTAGTAGATTTTATCTGGCCCACTTTGAAGGCCGGGGCCGTATACGAAGGGAAATACCTCCTGGGCACTTCCTTTGCCCGGCCCCTCATAGCCAAGTGCCTGGTGGAGGTGGCGGAAAAGGAAGGGGCCACGGCTGTGGCCCATGGGGCCACGGGCAAGGGCAATGACCAGGTGCGGTTTGAGCTCGCCATCAAAGCCCTGAAGCCGGAACTCAAGGTAATTGCTCCCTGGCGCGTCTGGTCCATACGGTCCCGGGAGGAAGCCATTGATTATGCTCAGGCCCGGGGCATCCCGGTGCCGGTGGGGAAAGATCGGCCTTACAGCATGGACCGGAACCTGTGGCACTTGAGCCACGAGGGCGCCGACCTGGAAGACCCCTGGAACGAGCCCGGGGAAGACCTGTATTTCATCATCACACCGCCGGAGAAGGCTCCGGATAAGCCCACCTACGTTACCGTTGATTTTGAAAAAGGGGTGCCGGTGGCCGTGGACGGAGAGCGGCTGGACCCCGTTTCCCTGGTGGAAAAACTCAATGAGGTGGCGGCGGCCAACGGCGTGGGCATCGTGGACATAGTAGAAAACCGGCTGGTGGGACTGAAATCCCGCGGGGTCTACGAGTGCCCCGGCGGCACCGTCCTCTATACCGCCCACCGGGAACTGGAGCACCTGACCCTGGACCGCATGACCATGCATTTTAAAGAAATAGTGGCCGCCAAGTACGCCGAACTGGTCTACGACGGGAACTGGTATTCCCCCCTCAAGAAAGCCCTCGATGCCTTTGTGGACAGCACCCAGGAGACGGTAACGGGCACCGTGCGCCTTAAACTCTATAAAGGCAACTGCACCCCGGCGGGAGTAAGGTCGCCCTACTCAATTTACAGTGAAGAACTGGTGACCTTTGGCGCCGGCGGGGACTACGACCACAAGGATGCTACCGGGTTTATCAACCTCTTCGGACTGCCCCTTAAAGTTAGGGCTATGATGGAGGCCAGGACGGGGCTGAGGAAGGGATGA
- the argH gene encoding argininosuccinate lyase, whose amino-acid sequence MKLWGGRFRKETDRLVEDFHSSLSFDRRLYRQDIRGSMAHARMLAAVGLISPEEAGEIVRGLEELLADIEAGRASFEVGAEDIHMNIEKLLTEKIGEAGKKLHTARSRNDQVALDLRLYLKDEIREISRLLARLQEVLVDLAEKHLFTLMPGYTHLQKAQPVTLAHHLLAYFEMFERDQGRLEDCLKRLDVCPLGSGALAGTTLPIDRRLVATELGFKDISANSLDAVSDRDFAVEFLAAASLIMMHLSRLGEEIVLWCTEEFGFLELDDAYSTGSSMMPQKKNPDVAELVRGKTGRVYGHLMGLLTVLKGLPLAYNKDLQEDKEAVFDTVDTLKGCLLVMAPLLATARFKEERLGEAARQGFSNATDVAEYLVMKGVPFREAHRIVGSLVLYCLDKGCALNDLSLEELRRYSPAFEEDISDYLTVEACVKRRKVPGGPAPEAVREALARARSILARRE is encoded by the coding sequence ATGAAGCTCTGGGGCGGCCGTTTTCGCAAAGAAACCGACAGGCTGGTGGAGGATTTTCATTCCTCCCTTTCTTTTGATCGGCGCCTTTACCGCCAGGATATAAGGGGTTCCATGGCCCACGCCCGCATGCTGGCTGCGGTGGGGCTCATCAGCCCCGAGGAAGCCGGGGAAATAGTCCGCGGCCTGGAGGAGCTCCTGGCCGATATCGAGGCCGGCCGGGCATCCTTCGAGGTCGGCGCGGAAGACATCCATATGAACATTGAGAAGCTCCTCACGGAGAAAATCGGGGAAGCCGGCAAGAAGCTCCACACCGCCCGCAGCCGCAACGACCAGGTGGCCCTGGACCTGCGCCTCTATCTCAAAGATGAGATCCGGGAAATATCCCGCCTCCTGGCCCGGCTGCAGGAGGTCCTGGTGGATCTGGCGGAGAAACACCTTTTTACCTTGATGCCCGGTTACACCCACCTGCAGAAGGCCCAGCCGGTCACCCTGGCCCATCATCTCTTGGCCTATTTTGAAATGTTTGAGCGCGACCAGGGTCGCCTGGAGGACTGCCTGAAGCGGCTGGATGTATGCCCCCTGGGCTCGGGCGCCCTGGCGGGCACTACTCTGCCCATAGACCGCCGGCTGGTGGCCACGGAGTTGGGGTTTAAGGATATTTCCGCCAATTCCCTGGATGCGGTGAGCGACCGGGATTTTGCCGTAGAATTTTTGGCCGCTGCCAGCCTCATCATGATGCATTTGAGCCGCTTGGGCGAGGAGATAGTCCTCTGGTGTACGGAGGAATTCGGGTTTCTCGAGCTGGACGATGCCTACAGCACCGGCTCCAGCATGATGCCCCAGAAGAAAAATCCCGATGTGGCCGAACTCGTCCGGGGGAAAACCGGGCGGGTTTACGGCCACCTCATGGGACTTTTGACGGTCCTGAAAGGCCTTCCCCTGGCCTACAACAAGGACCTGCAGGAAGATAAAGAGGCCGTCTTCGACACCGTGGACACCCTGAAGGGATGCCTCCTCGTCATGGCCCCCCTGCTGGCTACGGCCCGCTTTAAGGAGGAGCGCCTGGGGGAGGCCGCCCGGCAGGGCTTCAGTAATGCTACCGACGTGGCCGAATACCTGGTAATGAAGGGGGTACCTTTCCGGGAGGCCCATCGCATAGTGGGATCCCTGGTCCTTTACTGCCTGGATAAGGGCTGCGCCCTCAACGACCTGAGCTTGGAAGAGCTCCGGAGATACTCGCCGGCCTTTGAAGAAGACATCTCCGATTACTTGACGGTTGAAGCCTGCGTAAAGCGCCGCAAGGTGCCCGGAGGTCCTGCCCCCGAGGCGGTGCGGGAGGCCCTGGCCCGCGCCCGGAGTATTCTGGCGAGGCGCGAGTAG
- a CDS encoding OsmC family protein, which yields MAKTTFSATVRWSGQGLYCEGEARGFKVAVDEPPELGGTDKAMNPVELLLCALGGCMSICAAAFAPACHVELKDFRVELEGDLDPDGFLGKNPDVRKGYQEIRYRIYIESPSPERNIKRLLDLIEERCPVSDTLKGVKVVKIPEVDK from the coding sequence ATGGCTAAAACCACTTTCTCGGCGACCGTCCGCTGGTCCGGTCAAGGACTTTATTGCGAGGGGGAAGCGCGGGGATTCAAGGTGGCCGTAGACGAGCCCCCAGAGTTGGGAGGTACCGATAAAGCCATGAACCCCGTGGAACTCCTCCTCTGCGCCTTGGGAGGCTGCATGTCCATCTGTGCCGCCGCCTTTGCCCCGGCCTGCCATGTGGAGCTCAAGGATTTCCGGGTGGAGCTGGAAGGCGACCTGGATCCCGACGGGTTCCTGGGGAAAAACCCGGACGTCCGTAAGGGTTACCAGGAGATCAGGTACCGCATTTACATCGAATCCCCATCTCCGGAGCGCAATATTAAGCGGCTCTTGGATTTGATCGAGGAACGCTGCCCGGTATCCGACACCTTGAAGGGCGTCAAGGTTGTTAAGATTCCCGAGGTCGATAAGTAA
- a CDS encoding 2-hydroxyacyl-CoA dehydratase subunit D, with protein sequence MGEARKELIGWFCSYTPVELIRALGLTPLRLLPPPGKTPRADAYFTGNLCPYVKAILETALAGEFPAPAGILFVASCNAMIHLSNIWRSLKLTPRVWILDVPRRADSLAVNYWARRLKELGGELSASFSRPLEEEALWRALEEESHGPRQDGSRGERGRERNGLSPGRKTSRPRLLLVGSVLPDVLRDMVEEAGMSVVYEDACNGGRLVGERNVTGAGERSGGDPYLYLAQRYLYKPPCPRMVADRDRRRIYLREVVKTYEVQGAVYHAMKFCDLAMVDFTLVKDELEGMGIPVLKLEGDYAGGNRGQWATRLEALREML encoded by the coding sequence ATGGGCGAAGCGAGGAAGGAATTAATCGGCTGGTTTTGCAGCTACACCCCGGTGGAACTGATCCGGGCTCTGGGGTTAACACCCCTGCGCTTGTTGCCCCCGCCGGGCAAAACGCCGAGGGCCGACGCCTACTTTACAGGTAATCTATGCCCCTATGTTAAAGCCATCCTGGAGACCGCCCTGGCCGGAGAATTTCCCGCCCCGGCCGGTATTCTTTTTGTGGCCTCCTGTAACGCCATGATCCATCTGAGCAATATCTGGCGTTCCCTGAAGCTAACGCCCCGGGTGTGGATTCTGGATGTGCCCCGGCGAGCGGACTCCTTGGCAGTGAACTACTGGGCCCGGCGCCTCAAGGAACTGGGAGGGGAGTTGTCCGCCTCTTTTAGCCGTCCCCTGGAAGAAGAGGCTTTATGGCGGGCCCTGGAGGAAGAAAGCCACGGACCCCGGCAGGACGGGTCTCGGGGGGAGCGAGGGCGGGAACGGAATGGCCTTTCCCCGGGACGGAAGACTTCCCGGCCGCGCCTGCTCCTGGTCGGCAGTGTCTTGCCCGACGTCCTCCGGGACATGGTAGAGGAGGCAGGGATGTCCGTGGTCTACGAGGATGCCTGCAATGGCGGGCGGCTGGTGGGGGAGAGAAACGTCACCGGAGCGGGTGAAAGGTCGGGTGGAGACCCCTACCTCTACCTGGCGCAACGGTACCTGTACAAGCCGCCCTGCCCGCGCATGGTTGCCGATAGGGACCGGCGGAGGATCTATTTGCGGGAGGTTGTGAAGACCTATGAGGTTCAGGGCGCGGTTTACCATGCCATGAAGTTCTGCGACCTGGCCATGGTGGATTTTACCCTGGTAAAGGATGAATTGGAAGGGATGGGCATCCCCGTGCTCAAGCTGGAAGGGGATTACGCCGGTGGCAACCGGGGCCAGTGGGCTACCCGCCTTGAAGCCCTGCGGGAGATGCTGTGA